The following coding sequences are from one Lipingzhangella halophila window:
- a CDS encoding ABC transporter ATP-binding protein codes for MYNAMHAQQDERPFSMATLRRIGREFARPHKRRLTWFLVLSVLTAALAVATPLVAGRVVDAIVDGAEVGLVVALAAVIAAIALAEAGFGLLSRWLSARIGEGLILDMRTAVYNHVQRMPIAFFTRTRTGALVSRLNNDVIGAQRAFSDVLSGVVSNAVTLLLTLVVMIGLSWQVTLLALLLLPLFVLPARKMGAKLAQLEREAANHNALMSTQMTERFSAPGATLVKLFGRPVHESAEFATRARRVRDIGVRTAMVQEVFITALTLVSALALALVYGVGGFYALRGQLDPGSVVALALLLTRMYAPLTALATARVEVMSALVSFERVFEVLDLTPLVAEKPDAQPLPDGPVSLEFEGVRFSYPSADAVSLASLEEVATLDTRGGVEVLHDISFNAEPGQMVALVGSSGAGKSTIVQLAPRLYDVDSGAIRLSGIDVRDLTAASIRGALGMVTQDGHLFHDTVRANLLLARPEATEQDLWDALRRARLDDLIASLPDGLDTLVGERGYRLSGGERQRLTIARLLLAQPRVVILDEATAHLDSTSEAAVQAALGEALEGRTSVVIAHRLSTIQAADQILVVEEGRIVERGTHTELLAASGRYEELYRTQFEQSPAVEAVS; via the coding sequence ATGTATAACGCAATGCACGCGCAACAGGATGAGCGGCCGTTCTCCATGGCCACGCTGCGCCGCATCGGGCGGGAGTTCGCACGCCCCCACAAACGCCGACTGACCTGGTTTCTGGTGCTCAGCGTCCTTACCGCCGCACTCGCGGTGGCCACGCCCCTGGTGGCGGGGCGGGTCGTCGACGCCATCGTCGACGGCGCCGAGGTGGGGCTCGTTGTGGCGCTCGCCGCGGTGATCGCCGCGATCGCGCTGGCCGAGGCCGGATTCGGGTTGCTGTCGCGGTGGTTGTCGGCGCGGATCGGCGAAGGGCTGATCCTCGACATGCGCACCGCGGTCTACAACCACGTCCAACGCATGCCGATCGCCTTCTTCACCCGCACCCGGACCGGGGCACTGGTCAGCCGGCTGAACAACGATGTCATCGGCGCGCAGCGGGCGTTCAGCGACGTGCTCTCCGGCGTGGTCAGCAACGCGGTGACCCTGCTGCTCACGCTGGTCGTCATGATCGGTCTCTCCTGGCAGGTCACCCTGCTGGCGCTGCTGCTGCTCCCCCTGTTCGTGCTGCCCGCGCGCAAGATGGGCGCCAAACTGGCGCAGCTCGAACGCGAGGCCGCCAACCACAACGCGCTGATGAGCACCCAGATGACGGAGCGTTTCTCCGCCCCCGGCGCGACCCTGGTGAAGCTCTTCGGCCGGCCCGTCCACGAGTCCGCCGAGTTCGCCACACGGGCCCGGCGCGTTCGCGACATCGGGGTGCGCACGGCCATGGTCCAAGAGGTGTTCATCACCGCGCTGACCCTGGTCTCGGCGCTCGCGCTGGCCCTCGTCTACGGCGTGGGCGGGTTCTACGCGCTGCGCGGCCAACTCGACCCCGGCTCCGTGGTCGCGCTCGCGCTGCTGCTCACCCGCATGTACGCACCGCTGACGGCGCTTGCCACGGCCCGGGTGGAGGTGATGAGCGCCCTGGTGAGCTTCGAGCGGGTCTTCGAGGTGCTCGACCTGACGCCGCTGGTCGCGGAGAAGCCCGACGCCCAACCGCTGCCCGACGGGCCGGTCTCGCTGGAGTTCGAGGGAGTGCGCTTCTCCTACCCCTCCGCCGACGCGGTCTCACTGGCCTCCCTCGAAGAGGTCGCCACTCTCGACACCCGGGGCGGGGTCGAGGTGCTGCACGACATCTCGTTCAACGCCGAACCCGGGCAGATGGTGGCGCTGGTGGGCTCCTCGGGCGCCGGGAAGTCCACGATCGTGCAGCTCGCACCGCGGCTCTACGACGTCGACAGCGGCGCGATCCGGCTGTCCGGGATCGACGTCCGCGACCTGACCGCCGCGTCCATCCGCGGGGCGCTGGGGATGGTTACCCAGGACGGCCACCTGTTCCACGACACGGTCCGGGCGAACCTGCTACTGGCCCGCCCCGAGGCAACCGAGCAGGACCTGTGGGACGCGCTGCGCCGTGCGCGGCTGGACGACCTCATCGCCTCACTGCCGGACGGCCTGGACACCCTCGTGGGCGAACGGGGCTACCGCCTTTCTGGTGGCGAGCGCCAGCGCCTGACGATCGCGCGCCTGCTCCTGGCGCAGCCGCGGGTGGTGATCCTCGACGAGGCCACCGCGCACCTGGACAGCACCTCGGAGGCGGCGGTGCAGGCGGCGCTGGGCGAGGCGCTCGAAGGCCGGACCTCGGTGGTGATCGCGCACCGCCTGTCCACGATCCAGGCGGCCGACCAGATCCTGGTGGTCGAGGAGGGCCGCATCGTCGAACGGGGCACGCACACCGAGCTGCTCGCCGCCAGCGGGCGCTACGAAGAGCTGTACCGCACCCAGTTCGAGCAGTCGCCCGCAGTTGAGGCGGTCTCCTGA
- a CDS encoding recombinase family protein translates to MPITRRTLTARLRAILYGRVSRDQQGGRSVNQQLTTGRRRSVEHDWDVVGEYSDNDASASEYARKDRADWERVEADIAAGGVDLLWLWEISRGTRDLVVWAHLARTCQEQGVLIAIDDEVWDPTNPDHMKYLNTQMIDAVHEAGKTHKRLVRDAAAHAEEGGAHGMAGFGFRREYDPATGRLVRQVIDQGQAEVVRECARRYLAGEPLVRIAADLNHRRVPTALGYTVGDLMDQTRSGEPLTDNAGNPRRSAGWSYMTVRQMLERPAIMGKRGHHGRIIREGGWDGIISEEDWWAIRRRIDSNPGGKDTSVRHLLSGIVTCGRCGSNVGTTRRQRDDRRMYRCLGEYTGAVVGHVVRMEHILDAQVETLLAAEFAMPDVLERFRPADTSPEDVARAQAELERLRAELDELYADVAAGRTTRRMAQADEERLQRDIAALEPKARPVRVEPLAEDLADEDPNRVLETWRSWSLEQQRSALRAFTVSMEMMPVGQGRKKVSPTESVRITWVGSRGG, encoded by the coding sequence GTGCCAATCACACGCCGAACCCTCACAGCCCGCCTGCGCGCGATCCTCTACGGGCGCGTCTCCCGCGACCAGCAAGGCGGGCGCTCGGTCAACCAGCAGCTCACGACGGGCCGGCGCCGATCCGTCGAACACGACTGGGATGTCGTCGGAGAGTACTCCGACAACGACGCCTCGGCATCAGAATACGCACGCAAGGACCGCGCCGACTGGGAGCGGGTTGAGGCCGACATCGCCGCGGGCGGGGTTGATCTGCTGTGGCTGTGGGAGATCTCCCGAGGCACCCGGGACCTGGTGGTGTGGGCGCACCTCGCGCGCACGTGTCAGGAGCAGGGTGTACTCATTGCGATCGATGATGAGGTGTGGGATCCCACGAACCCGGACCACATGAAGTACCTGAACACTCAGATGATCGATGCGGTCCATGAGGCGGGCAAAACCCACAAGCGGCTGGTGCGGGACGCTGCTGCCCATGCGGAGGAGGGCGGCGCCCATGGGATGGCCGGGTTTGGTTTCCGCCGCGAGTACGACCCGGCCACGGGCCGGCTGGTGCGCCAGGTCATCGATCAGGGGCAGGCGGAGGTTGTGCGGGAGTGCGCCCGCCGCTACCTGGCTGGGGAACCGCTGGTGAGGATCGCGGCCGATCTGAACCATCGGCGGGTGCCGACTGCACTGGGCTACACCGTGGGTGACCTGATGGACCAAACCCGCTCCGGTGAACCGCTGACCGACAACGCAGGCAACCCGCGCCGCTCGGCCGGCTGGTCCTACATGACGGTGCGGCAAATGCTGGAACGCCCCGCGATCATGGGCAAGCGGGGCCACCACGGGCGCATCATCCGCGAGGGCGGGTGGGACGGCATCATCAGCGAAGAGGACTGGTGGGCCATCAGGCGCCGGATCGACAGCAACCCGGGCGGGAAGGACACGTCGGTGCGGCACCTGCTGAGCGGCATCGTGACGTGTGGCCGGTGTGGCTCCAACGTGGGCACCACGCGCCGCCAGCGTGACGACCGGCGGATGTACCGGTGCCTGGGGGAGTACACGGGCGCGGTCGTGGGCCACGTGGTGCGCATGGAGCACATCCTGGACGCTCAGGTGGAAACCCTGCTGGCGGCGGAATTCGCCATGCCGGATGTGCTGGAGCGGTTCCGCCCGGCCGACACTTCGCCGGAGGACGTGGCCCGTGCGCAGGCGGAGCTGGAGCGGCTGCGCGCCGAGCTGGACGAGCTGTACGCCGACGTGGCGGCGGGGCGGACGACGCGGCGCATGGCCCAAGCCGATGAGGAACGCCTACAGCGCGACATCGCCGCGCTGGAACCGAAGGCCCGCCCGGTGCGGGTGGAGCCACTGGCCGAGGATCTGGCCGATGAGGACCCGAACCGGGTGCTGGAGACGTGGCGGTCCTGGTCGCTGGAGCAGCAGCGCAGTGCGTTGCGTGCGTTCACGGTCTCCATGGAGATGATGCCGGTGGGCCAGGGTCGCAAGAAGGTGTCCCCGACGGAATCGGTGCGGATCACCTGGGTGGGGAGCAGGGGAGGGTGA
- a CDS encoding helix-turn-helix domain-containing protein produces the protein MSQRFNRERARQRRYELGLTVDQLAARIGAPKSYISQVETGAFSPGPVRFLALAGALQVAPAELWVDTEEREATA, from the coding sequence ATGAGCCAACGCTTCAACCGAGAGCGGGCACGCCAACGCCGCTATGAGCTGGGACTCACTGTCGACCAGCTCGCCGCGAGGATCGGCGCACCCAAGAGCTACATCAGCCAGGTCGAAACCGGCGCATTCAGCCCTGGTCCGGTCCGCTTCCTCGCTCTCGCTGGAGCCCTCCAGGTCGCCCCCGCCGAACTCTGGGTCGACACAGAAGAACGGGAGGCGACGGCATGA